The Penicillium oxalicum strain HP7-1 chromosome VIII, whole genome shotgun sequence DNA segment CTCGCTGCGATGGCTCGACCCCGTCGGTCCATGTCGGTAGAGACCGTCATCGAAGATGACCTGTCGCACCAGCGGGAAGCGTCATTGATCTACTCGGACTTTGATGACGATGCCCCGTTGAATAGTAGACTTAGGGTGGATACGCAAAGCTTGAGGCCAGAATCTCAGGGTTGGTGGACGTACTTACTTTCACCACTGCTAGGGAAGAAATCCCCTCTGAGTCCGTCATTTCCGCACCTGAAAGGTCCATTTCCAGATACCGCTGGTCGACAAGAGGCTCGTTCTGATCCGGAAAAGGAGAtttcttgtttttcccccgaGACGCCAGAATCAGCCATCCCGGTGCAATGGCAGGATAGCGGACAGGCTCCTCTTGACCAGTGCCGTTCCGTGGAGAATCATGATGGGGTGGACGTGTCCTTGTCTTCTTGGAAGCGGCAGACGGCCGCTTCCATGATGTTCGGGGACGATCGATCCAAGGGGAAGCTGCAGAGTACTATCAAGCCTGCGCGCACGAGCTTTTCAGCAAAACGCCATACTTTGAATGTTTTGGCCACATCTGCTCCCTCACACCTGAACACGTTGTCGCGGCAATCTATGCGGCTCAGCTCGAAGCTGATGAGGGAGAAACTCGTGATCGAGGACTGATCTTTGCAGAGGCCGGGCTACAGCAGAACGGGCAAAAAGAGGGTCGCCTTCTCAGTGGAAACCGAGGACTTTTGATTGATGTGGACTCTCCCACGATAACAAATGAGGACGAGAAGAGTGTGAAACAGGCTGGCTCGCCCTCATCGGTGAGCTCTGTTGATTCGTGGGCTGCCAGTATCAGCGACAACGATAGCGACGTGGTTGGAAACGAGAAATCGACATCTCCAACGCCGCAGATCAAAGGAGTAGAGACAGCCCCCAAAACCCCCTTGGAACAGGAAACATCACCACCTCAAGTCATTGTGCCGGCTTGCGAaccacctccagctccagttcCAGCTCCGGTCCCCACGCCACCTCAAGCtccagcgccagcgccagtgACACCTCCGGTTGTGTCAGAGCCGCCAGTACCTGTACaagctccagctcctcaaTTCACCAATACCATTTCGCCTCCATCGAATAACATTCACTTTACGCAGCAACCGATCCCCGCAGCTCCGGCGCCTGTGATTATCGAAAGGAACAATCCTTACTACGGAGCCTTTTACCCCACGACAACTCAACCGGCGCCGTCAGATCCTGTGTCCGCGCCTGCACCGCAAGAAAATTCACGAAGCGTGGAGAATGCCTCGGAAGACGTTGTTCAGGAGGAGGCACCAACGAAAGAGCAACCCACGAGACCGGTGCCGAATCTTTGGACAACGACGCGCTCGGCAACTCCGGGGCAGCAGCAGACTGATCACGTTCCAGTACCAGTAGCCAGCGCGAATGAGCCAATATCGCCCGCTTTTCAGCGTGCAGCAGGAGGACCAGGGGCAATACCCATGAGCTCAATGAACGAAGATGTTGCCGCACCGGCTCCCACCTACAGTCAATTTCCGCGGGATGATGCCTTGCCCCCGCGATACATGAATCATTCAGCACCCGGCGCAGCGATCATGAACCCCACAGGTGAAAGAGGCCCCGGCGAAGCACAAAGACAGAGACTCGAGCGGGAAGATGCAATTGGTCGGAAGATTGGTGGATTCTGGCGCGGACGAGGCTGTTTCAGCAAAAAGGGTTGCTTTGGCCGTCCGGGTCGTGAGGGTCGCACGAGGCGTCGATGGTACCTGTTCATCTGCAtattcttcctcctcatcatcgtcctggCTATTGTACTAGCAACAACATTGACCCGAAAAGACGACACAGCCCCGGTTCAATCTCAGTGGCTCAATCTCACGGGTTACCCGCCCATGCCGACAGGCATCTCGACCATTGCCGGGGCAGAGCCACGGATCGAGCAGCCTGGCTGTATCAAACCCTCTTCCCTGTGGAGCTGCGCATTGCCTCAAGGTCAACAAGAGGACAATAAACCGTATGCACCGAATGAGCCTAATTTCAGACTGGAGATACGATTTCGAAATGGCACGTACACTAATAGCACGGCCACAACGACATCATCGAAGCGCCAGATTCGGCGACGAGATGCGAATTCGTGGGCTCCGTCACCTTCGTCACCGAGCACAGCTGACCAGATCTTTCTGGGCAACACAACCGATGGAAACTCTGTACCTTATGAGGGTGAAACGACACCATTCTACATTACTCTTCTGTCGCCCCTCCAAATCACGCCCGACACCCTCTTCCGCCGTTCATCCCCTTctgcctcctcctcctcctcctcctcctcctcctcctccaacgatACAACACTCTTCCCCAACCTCACAACCATCTTCCCAGCTCCAGCTGTAAACCCAGACGGCACCGCTGCCCCAGCAGTACTCTATCCTCTGCCAGAATCCCAGCCCATCCGGCTCTACAATCGCGGCCAAGATACCGAGCATTACGGCTTCTACACATACTTTGACAAATCAATATTCCTCGCCTCTCGAGCTCCTCTCAACGGCAGCGCCGTCGACTCATCCCCGCTCGACAAGGATGGCGGATCTACCGAATCGGACTCCGTCGTCAGGTGTACATGGTCACAGACCCGATTCCTCGTCCAAATCTGGACTCGACCTTCCAGCCTAAGATATACTCTGCTCCCTTCATCATCAAATACTACCTCGACGAATACATCTACATTCGCACCatcctcgtcaccaccaccacctttttccccgtcgtcgtcgtcgttgtcttcctccgccaCAAACTTTACTCGCCCCGGCTCGTTCCCATATCCAGTTACCATCACGATAGATCGACACGGCGGCgcacagaagaaaaaacTCGTCTACTGCTACGCTGTCGAGAGCGATCAGCATTACAACATTACAGATCGCAAGTTACAGCTTGAAGATCGGGGATTTGCGGGGAAATTGACCAACCCTGCATCGGGAATTTTTGACAATCTCGGTGGGGATGGGGATTCAACCTCCAGCTCTGGCTCGAATCCAAATTCAAATGATGACTTTGGCGGCGTTGATGGCGGGACCGGGGGATGTGCATGTCAATGGACGAATTGGGTTACCAAGACTTGAAGTCATGGTTGATTTTGCAGTTTGCAcgataatttctttttttttgttttgtttttgaaacCCATAGAACCCTATCAAGCACAGGGAAGAAAATCGATAGAACTTGATCTCGAAGAGAGACATTGACATATTTGAAACATCAACCTCGatagggaaaggaaaagaattTTCCTCTTCGATTTTGTCTATTTATCCGAGGTCGTTAAGATTGGAGGTCACTTGGTTCGTTTTGTTGATCTTCCAAGGCGTTGGAGCTTTATAGATGCTAACGGGATTATTGATTCCAGGCGGAATACCCATCTATGTATAATAGGAttgcattttcttttttttttcgatcttttttttccagctGTTCTTTACGAGAAGTCCTAAACGAAATTTCACTGGTGATATTGAGTTAGACGAGAACTCTTTATACTTCTGGTACTGTAGTAGGTAGTGTGACGTGTGCCCGTATGTGCTCCAGTCTGGCGCGGGATTAAGTATGTATGAATATGTGGTGATATGGACTACTGCCTACAGATGGTTAGTATGTAGTATTATTACCATTGCCTATCGGTAAATCTCAGAGTAGAGCCTACTTTGTTACCTACTGGAGCAGGTTTCTATCAAATCAATTCACGGCAACATTCTACCTATTAAATATACAtatctttgtctttctctctctggttGAGATGGTTACGAGTTCATCCATTGTGGTCGATTCGGCGTCCCCCGGGCCAGTTCCTTAGCAGATGCGAGTCGCATCATGCGACTCTATGACACGCACGTCCGTGTGTGGTTCGTGCTGAACCATGGGAGGAGGTTGAGAACCCTGTGTCCTCTACTGCTACCTAGGGATGGCTGGGGCAACGCCCATTATTGGTAGGTATTCGATACAAATGTGGTTTAAAAATAGCATGGCCAAAGTCACCTTTACTTGAGCAATTGAGCCTTACTTTTTTCAGCCCTTTtgattcctttttctaaGAATGCTACGGCGTGACCACCGCGATGAGAACAACGTCAGCTACCTTTCCCTGTGGTACCCTTGAATATGGTCGTTTCTTGTATAAAAATGATTAATATTATTACTCCGTTGATTGACAACAGCgagtgagaaaagaaaaaaaaggaaatcaacaAGTCTATGACACCAATAACGCCTTGTCTGATTCCAACATCACCCCCTCACCAGTACATCCCAAAGTCCccggttctttttttttttttttcaaagaacgcattttttttgaaacaCGGACTCCAATGACGAAACCATCGTGAACAAATTTTTGCGCTTGGACGGGCCATGTAGGGTGTGCTATGTGGTGTGGGGAGGTTTGCagaaggacaaaaaaaaccccgTCGCCCAAAAATTCAAATCCCGTAGtattgaagagaaaaaaaaaccattcACCATGTcttggggggtttttttAGGTTCGATTCCTCCCGTTtaggcgaggaagaggagagcaCCGTAGGCGACGCTGCCCAGGCCAGTACCAAGCATGCCAAGCTGGGGAACAGAAACCTTGGCACCGGGGTTGGAGGGTGTGTAACCAGTCGCGCTGGGAGAGGCAGGAGTGTTGCCTGCcccagagccagagccagagccgccAACGCCGCCGGCACCAGAGCCGCTGCCAGATCCAGAGCTGCCAGATCcggagcccgagcccgagccaGAGGAAGAGCCTGATCCGGAGCCAGATCCAGAGCCACCAgatccagagccagagccgcTTGAGCcggagccagagccggagCCGGAGCCACCAACACCGCCAACGCCAGAGCCGCTGCCAGAGCCGCtgccagagccagagcctcCATTGCCGCCGGCAGTGCCGTTACCGCTGTTTCCACCGGGACCGGGGGCAGGGATGACAGTGCCGTTGCCGCTTCCACCGGGGCGAGGAGCAGGCACGACAGTACCGTTGCCATTACCACCAGGGCCGGGGGCGGGGACGACAGTGCCGTTATTGCCAGGAACGGGAGCAACGCCGCCAGTCGCGATAGGTTGGGCCCCGCCGGCTGGAGCAGTGCCTTGCAGAGCAACCGTCTTCATGTAGACTGGCGGTTCTTGTTGCTGGGCAGCCTGAACACCGGCAGCAACAGCCAGGAGAGCCAGAGCGGAGGTTGAGAAGTGCATTTTGATGATTTTGGAATTTCAAGGGCAGGAGGTGAAGCGATTGGCTCAGAAGAAAATTGATAAAGATGCCTCTTCTTTAACGAATGACGAAGCTGTGGAGCAATGTTAGAGACCGTATATACGAAAGACTTGACTGCTCGTGAGACAGCACATACCTGACGGCGGAAAAGAGTAGAAACTGAAGGAGCTTTGACAGGGTGAGAAGTAGATGAGATGGTCAGGTTGTCCATAGACCTGTTCTTATAGATCTGAGGGTGTCCGAATCCGGCGTCCCTAACGAGATGGGATAAATGAATGATGccaattcttttttggtcGCGGGCACGAACAAATCACGTCTGAACCAGGTTCTTTCACCACTGGCTTTGGTGCTTCTCGTGCTCGACAAAAAGTTTCCGCTACCACAGGGTCCCGAAGCGACTTCGTACTTCCGCATCCGGAGGTGGGTACGTGGATGTCACCTCTGGGTCCTAAGCCGCAAAAGGGCCCACCTCATCGCCCCGATACGATCGACTGTCGGGGCCGAGACCGTCATTTCGAGCATTGGCCGAATGGCGAAGTCTGATGAGGATGATTCCGCAAGAAACGGAGACTCTGGTGCTCATCGGCAATGAGTTTTGAGCTGGAAGGTCACGTGGGCTACCATTTCCCCCCAATAAGGCCATTGGCGCAGCATCATCGGATGCGGACAAGACTCCAGTCGATGTCCAGCCGAGGCAAGAGCACTGCTGAAAGGATCCCTCGAACAGAAGATATTGAGGCGGAATGATTGGGCCTGCGTTCAAAGTTGATTTCTCACTGTCTGTGGGAGCCTTCTACTGTTGCTTGTCCTGAGATCGGCAAGTGGCCTGCTCCCGGCTGTACATGCTCAGGCAGTACCACTGGAGATTCCAGCCTTGGCATGAATCAAAACGCATGAAATGTCCTGTGAGTCTGAAAGGCCGCTTCTGTAAGGGGAGTTTTCCACGATTAGACATTACTATCTGGCGGATCTCATGTCGATGTCGTTGCGACAGGGTGACTGGCATACTATCGTGGACTCGAGAAGCCAAATTTCACCCAGCCCATGCATGCTCAGTGTCATGCTGCAGCGATTCGCATACTTCCAGACCTATGAGATCCAAGTCGAACGGATATGTGGTCAATCAGTGCAGTCATGCACATTCTGACTCTCAGACGCGCATCAAGTCGTTGTAGTCTCCGTGCCACCCAGAGTAGAATCGCGAGCTGTACGTCTCGGACGCAAGCGTGTGTTAAGCACAACCCGCACGATGAGGAACATGTCGAGAGGTCTCAACTACGAAGCATAGCCAAAGCTGAACCGATCATGGCCTCAGAGGCTAGAAACCGCAAGAGAGCGACACTGCTTGTCGTGCAGACGACGCTTGAGGATGTCCATTCATTGAGCTCTCCACATTCTCGA contains these protein-coding regions:
- a CDS encoding Glycine-rich cell wall structural protein 1; protein product: MHFSTSALALLAVAAGVQAAQQQEPPVYMKTVALQGTAPAGGAQPIATGGVAPVPGNNGTVVPAPGPGGNGNGTVVPAPRPGGSGNGTVIPAPGPGGNSGNGTAGGNGGSGSGSGSGSGSGVGGVGGSGSGSGSGSSGSGSGSGGSGSGSGSGSSSGSGSGSGSGSSGSGSGSGAGGVGGSGSGSGAGNTPASPSATGYTPSNPGAKVSVPQLGMLGTGLGSVAYGALLFLA